The following are encoded in a window of Kogia breviceps isolate mKogBre1 chromosome 10, mKogBre1 haplotype 1, whole genome shotgun sequence genomic DNA:
- the LOC131764155 gene encoding LOW QUALITY PROTEIN: death-inducer obliterator 1-like (The sequence of the model RefSeq protein was modified relative to this genomic sequence to represent the inferred CDS: substituted 1 base at 1 genomic stop codon) → MISLPSKKTQIMNQIFVPYQTLGYKVPYPPKWVSTLKPCVILQVVEAPGAARCIDPGRSSVAQPASVYCRSDHILKHAVATKRFQSAGKEKKPPKEKPKTNPENIVLQKCSIQAGMKISSVHKRLAPEKKKNTVKKMAVVLAKEPTCESSTPSWASNHNYNAVKPEKTAAPWPPLLYTSVKEDRCAEAKAGVVAVAKKVAPPGSSGGGKQPSPRILLPKKCPPLANTAAAKPAIKKSPPGFKDTIPKRPWLSAAPSPSGSTSSAKQARLAPVAATSASRKFPGSTASVGAVRKPGTTSLPLASPAPGRLGPASPASSQPGCQMQQNIRRSLKEILWKRVTDSDDLFMTQNEVGKIALHIEEEMFNLFRATDSRYKSKYRSLMFNLRDRRNQGLFRRVLHEEISLAKLVRMKPEELVSKELPMWKERSSKPVMESRTKLHKETKKPTVKQENISNMEDSTPVSDCDEQQESVRAAPERNAAPLLDLVGSVLEDMTRQHRAHLFDLNCKICTGQVPSSEDEPVPQTRKWSTSAKKEDSKSKHDNSASEPALSSADDVAAETLPENASEPDLESAAHAHFEGKSLPVPPEDGHPEPSALEGAPCPAPGGGGVLTTVTVSGRDPRTATGGPSTGTAPSAARPGSAHPAEPRQGIPKPVPTSVTVPKSILVKPSTSPDPRYLLSVPQSLSISISESRSPPEGDTTLFLSTLSTIWKGFMNMQSVAKFVTKAYPVSGCFDYLSEVLPNTIHIGGRIAPKTVWDYVGKLRSSVSKELCLIRFHPATEKEDVAYISLYSYFSSRGRFGVVVNNSRHVKNLYLIPLSATDPVPSKLLPFEGPGLESPRPNIILGLVICQKRKRPSNADKLDKTEEKRPRPQTQXEMDPIHPRVPAALLPEKKSPKYPLCPGDAAVSTTAPGSPPHPPPPPEAPGAPASSSVLHILSSLKPGASNTVTASPASVTAAVATSSVTASSKTASPLEYILQTLFGKRKAFDPPTKEPAESSPAPHQDSRAKAGGGLPAALLLDPIVQQFGQFSEDKALEEEEYDRPYDSEEEYCPERAFDTQLGDHGSHQDTEKAAAAAEREEVAYDPEDETILEEAKVRVEDLPGRMCAAAHGAPGLPAPSLAEQQQMIEELNKEIEEQKRQVEVQEEALRQQRAAVGASTALFPVSDALTSPPPHKPGPLPQEPPAPGPSTEAEFREGRGHEDRGPSFEGRARDKAPEEPEAPPAESRPVQDLEDRRRERERGKPWEWECGRTGSREWDWDRGHEWNRHRDKARERERRRDCSRSPERPQDPKAEAPRAAAPAAQT, encoded by the exons ATGATTTCATTGCCGAGCAAGAAGACCCAAATTATGAACCAGATATTTGTCCCTTACCAGACA TTAGGTTACAAAGTGCCATACCCACCAAAGTGGGTGAGTACACTGAAGCCGTGTGTGATCCTGCAGGTGGTAGAGGCGCCTGGTGCCGCCAGATGCATCGACCCCGGGCGCTCGAGCGTGGCGCAGCCCGCCTCTGTCTACTGCCGCAGCGACCATATCCTGAAACACGCCGTGGCCACCAAGCGCTTCCAGAGcgcagggaaagagaagaaaccGCCTAAAGAGAAACCCAAGACAAATCCGGAAAACATCGTTCTTCAGAAATGTAGCATTCAG GCAGGCATGAAAATCTCTTCTGTGCACAAGAGACTGGctccagagaagaagaagaacacaGTGAAGAAGATGGCCGTGGTCCTTGCTAAGGAGCCGACCTGTGAGAGCAGCACGCCATCCTGGGCCAGCAACCACAATTACAATGCAGTAAAGCCAGAAAAgactgctgccccctggccgccactgttgtatacat CCGTGAAGGAGGACAGATGCGCAGAGGCCAAGGCAGGGGTGGTGGCGGTGGCGAAGAAGGTGGCTCCTCCAGGCTCTTCTGGGGGTGGCAAGCAGCCCTCGCCCAGGATCCTCCTTCCGAAGAAGTGCCCTCCTTTGGCAAACACGGCAGCAGCCAAACCGGCCATCAAAAAGTCGCCACCGGGTTTCAAGGACACAATCCCCAAGAGGCCGTGGCTCtcggctgccccctccccctcgggCAGCACTTCCTCAGCCAAGCAGGCAAGGCTGGCACCTGTTGCTGCCACGTCTGCTTCCAGAAAGTTCCCCGGCTCCACTGCTTCAGTGGGCGCCGTCAGGAAGCCTGGGACCACCTCGCTTCCCCTGGCCTCTCCAGCCCCGGGACGcctgggccccgcgagccccGCCTCGTCACAGCCAGGTTGTCAAATGCAGCAAAACATAAGACGCTCCTTGAAGGAGATCTTGTGGAAAAG AGTCACTGACAGCGATGACTTATTCATGACACAAAATGAAGTCGGAAAAATTGCACTGCACATCGAGGAGGAGATGTTTAACTTGTTCCGAGCCACAGACAGTCGGTACAAGAGCAAGTACCGCAGCCTCATGTTCAACCTCAGGGACCGCAGGAACCAG GGGCTCTTCCGTCGTGTTCTGCATGAAGAAATCTCTTTGGCAAAACTTGTGAGAATGAAGCCAGAAGAACTTGTCTCCAAAGAGCTTCCCATGTGGAAAGAGAGATCATCAAAGCC CGTGATGGAGTCCAGGACTAAATTGCATAAGGAGACTAAGAAGCCTACCGTTAAACAGGAAAATATTTCCAATATGGAAGATTCTACGCCAGTATCAGATTGTGAT GAACAGCAAGAATCGGTGCGGGCGGCCCCCGAGAGGAATGCAGCACCCCTGCTTGACCTTGTCGGCAGTGTGCTGGAGGACATGACCCGGCAGCACCGGGCGCACCTCTTTGACCTGAATTGTAAGATCTGCACAG GTCAGGTTCCATCGTCGGAAGATGAGCCAGTGCCGCAAACACGAAAGTGGTCAACTTCTGCCAAGAAGGAGGACTCAAAGTCCAAGCATGACAACTCTGCCTCTGAGCCCGCTCTCAGCTCAGCCGATGATGTGGCAGCAGAAACCCTGCCTGAAAACGCCTCGGAGCCAGACCTGGAAAGCGCTGCTCATGCCCATTTCGAGGGAAAGTCCCTCCCGGTGCCTCCAGAGGATGGCCACCCCGAGCCCTCTGCCCTGGAAGgtgccccctgcccagccccaggtGGCGGCGGAGTGCTCACCACAGTCACGGTGTCTGGCCGAGACCCCAGGACTGCAACAGGCGGGCCGAGCACGGGTACGGCTCCCTCGGCAGCCCGCCCAGGCAGCGCCCACCCAGCGGAACCCCGACAGGGCATCCCGAAGCCTGTGCCGACTTCCGTGACGGTGCCTAAGTCAATCCTGGTCAAGCCGTCCACGTCGCCCGATCCCAGATACCTCCTGTCGGTCCCGCAGTCACTGAGCATCAG cATCTCAGAGTCCCGGTCCCCTCCAGAAGGAGATACCACCCTCTTTTTGTCTACACTCAGCACCATTTGGAAAGGATTTATGAACATGCAGAGTGTAGCAAAGTTTGTCACTAAGGCGTATCCTGTCTCTGGATGTTTTGATTATCTCAGTGAG GTCCTGCCCAACACGATTCACATCGGCGGAAGGATTGCCCCAAAGACAGTCTGGGATTACGTCGGCAAACTCAGATCTTCAGTGTCTAAG GAGCTGTGTCTCATCCGCTTCCACCCTGCGACGGAGAAGGAGGATGTGGCCTATATCTCTCTCTACTCCTATTTCAGCAGCCGCGGCCGCTTCGGCGTCGTGGTAAACAACAGCAGACACGTCAAGAACCTCTACCTGATCCCGCTGAGCGCCACGGACCCCGTCCCCTCCAAGCTCCTGCCCTTTGAGGGACCAG gtcttGAGTCCCCGCGTCCGAACATAATCCTGGGGTTAGTAATCTGTCAAAAACGAAAGCGTCCTTCAAATGCGGACAAATTAGACAAGACAGAGGAGAAGCGGCCCCGGCCTCAAACCCAATAAGAAATGGATCCCATCCACCCCAGAGTGCCAGCAGCCCTGCTTCCTGAGAAGAAGTCCCCCAAGTACCCGCTGTGCCCAGGGGACGCGGCTGTTAGCACCACAGCCCCGGGGTcgcccccacacccaccccctcctccagaaGCACCGGGTGCACCGGCCTCATCTTCCGTGTTACACATACTGTCCTCGCTCAAACCAGGAGCCTCGAACACTGTCACAGCATCACCCGCATCAGTGACGGCTGCAGTGGCCACTTCCTCTGTCACTGCCTCTTCAAAAACAGCTTCGCCCCTAGAATATATCCTGCAGACTCTCTTTGGGAAGAGGAAGGCGTTTGAcccccccaccaaagagcctgccgAGTcgtccccagccccccaccaggACTCGAGAGCCAAAGCCGGCGGCGGGCTGCCGGCGGCGCTTCTGCTGGACCCAATTGTCCAGCAGTTTGGTCAGTTCTCAGAAGACAAAGctctggaggaggaggaataCGACAGGCCATATGACTCCGAGGAAGAGTATTGTCCTGAGAGAGCCTTCGACACTCAGCTCGGAGATCACGGGAGCCACCAGGACACGGAGAAGGCTGCGGCGGCAGCTgagagggaggaggtggcctATGACCCAGAGGACGAGACAATCCTAGAAGAAGCCAAAGTGAGGGTCGAGGACCTGCCCGGCAGAATGTGTGCGGCGGCACACGGGGCGCCTGGCCTGCCGGCCCCCTCCTTGGCCGAGCAGCAGCAGATGATAGAGGAGCTCAACAAGGAGATCGAAGAGcagaagaggcaggtggaggtgcAAGAGGAGGCGCTCAGGCAGCAGAGGGCCGCTGTCGGAGCCTCCACGGCCCTCTTCCCCGTGTCGGATGCGCTCACGTCGCCGCCGCCGCACAAGCCTGGACCGTTGCCGCAGGagccgccggccccgggccccagCACCGAGGCCGAATTCCGCGAGGGCAGGGGCCACGAGGACAGAGGCCCAAGCTTCGAGGGGCGGGCCCGGGACAAGGCCCCGGAGGAGCCCGAGGCCCCGCCGGCTGAGAGCCGCCCGGTGCAGGACCTCGAGGACCGGCGGCGCGAGCGGGAGCGTGGGAAGCCCTGGGAGTGGGAATGCGGCCGGACCGGGAGCCGCGAGTGGGACTGGGACCGAGGCCACGAGTGGAATCGGCACCGTGACAAGGCCCGTGAGCGGGAGCGCCGCAGGGACTGCAGTCGGAGCCCGGAGCGACCCCAGGATCCCAAGGCCGAGGCCCCGcgggccgccgcccccgctgCCCAGACCTAG